Proteins encoded by one window of Lathyrus oleraceus cultivar Zhongwan6 chromosome 1, CAAS_Psat_ZW6_1.0, whole genome shotgun sequence:
- the LOC127133235 gene encoding protein-S-isoprenylcysteine O-methyltransferase A produces the protein MAEILSYTACRQLSQMFVAVIFFHVSEYFLAAFIHGKSSVTLKSLLISKHYLLAMIFSLLEYLIEVTFFPELKEYWVISDLGLVFVVIGEIIRKMAIITAGQSFTHMIRVRPDERHQLVTHGIYKFIRHPGYCGFFIWSISTQIMLCNPLSTIGFTVVVWKFFNSRIPYEEYFLRQFFGMQYVEYAQQVVSGVPFVN, from the coding sequence ATGGCAGAAATCCTTAGCTACACTGCTTGCAGACAATTATCTCAAATGTTCGTTGCAGTTATCTTCTTTCACGTTTCAGAATATTTTCTAGCTGCCTTCATTCATGGGAAATCGAGTGTAACTCTGAAGTCTCTTTTGATTAGCAAACACTATCTTTTAGCAATGATATTTTCATTGCTAGAATATTTAATCGAGGTTACATTCTTTCCTGAGCTAAAGGAATATTGGGTTATCAGTGATTTAGGGTTAGTGTTTGTTGTTATAGGGGAAATTATAAGGAAAATGGCAATAATAACTGCAGGGCAATCGTTTACTCATATGATTAGGGTTCGTCCTGATGAACGTCACCAATTGGTTACACATGGTATTTATAAATTTATTCGCCATCCAGGGTACTGTGGTTTCTTCATCTGGTCTATTAGCACTCAAATAATGCTCTGTAATCCTTTATCAACTATTGGATTCACAGTTGTTGTCTGGAAGTTTTTCAATAGTAGGATACCGTATGAGGAATACTTTTTGAGACAGTTTTTCGGAATGCAGTATGTTGAATATGCCCAACAAGTTGTGTCTGGGGTGCCATTTGTAAATTGA